Part of the Candoia aspera isolate rCanAsp1 chromosome 1, rCanAsp1.hap2, whole genome shotgun sequence genome, TTTTCCCTTCTAGCCCAGTGACAAGAgtaaaactgtttttttcttttttctttttaaagcaaaccTCCAGTGGATGCACCAAATGGGAAGGTATCAAATACAAGGGGGAGTCAGTGGTGGGGGGAGATGTCCTATCTATCAGTGAAAGCCACACACTATATCTTCAGGCCCCCTCATGGAAGGAGTGGGAGGGCAGAGAAGCAGGAGAATCCACCAATCAAAGTCCATGATCATCACAGCCTGGGCAGACCCTCAGGCCATCATAgtggccaaagtggaggaagagACTGAAATCCACCAAAGGACTTACATTTGCTTTCTTTCAAGCTAGTTTATGCAAGGAAGTCAAGCAGCTTAGTTCCTGGCATATATTCCACAACTCTACTCCATAGACTAGCCCATTTTCATTATAgcttccccttttcttccttcaaaaGACATAACAtctctattttgctttctttcatctTATAATTTGTGATGTtaaccatttactcctcttatattTCAAGTTGCAATCTTCTGTATACCATAGTCATGGCCACTTGGGCCCATAGATATTGCCTTCCACTGCCCATCATAGCTTTAGACAATCAATACCAGGCTTAGTCACATCTGTATCATGTGCATCATCAAAGGACATTACGCATCAGCCTGGGCATATTTTGGCTGGTCTAGCACAAGCACAGCTGAAGCTCAGCTTGACTCCAAAAATACTTGTGCTATTCTATGTGAGCCAGAATCTCTAATCTAGGAAGCCAATGTTCTAATCATTGCAAGCCAATGTTCTATTATTGCCCATATCTCACCAAGTGGGGAGCAAATTCAATCTACACAGGATATGTTAAAGATGTATAcagacaggcccacaactagggtctgtgtcgcccggggcaaacgtggattctgcacccattttgcgaccccccagcgtggcgcccagggcacatgccccgcttgcccccccccctagttACTGCCCTGTATACAGAAGATGGTTACAAAATCtaaatactacttttattttttaaaaaccaaatctcTCTAGATTTTTCTATAATAgaagaatttctttttaaaaaataaaaagcagcattTACATTTTATACCCAGTCTGTTCCGTTTAGGTACAACTTCACTTTGTAGTCCAGATTTTATGAGTATTTCACAATGAGTACATAGGGTTAACATCTCATGTTGCAGGAATCCATCTGCAGTATTAATCTAGGCCAGAGACACAGTACGTTCTGGATCTTTTTGCTGTGTCTTGTCATCATggagatttttgcagcccagatcttgtaGCTCTGCAAATCAAGATCTTTTAACTACTGTTCAAGGACCTTCCGTTTTACTTTTGCTCTTTGTTAGCGTCTGCCATTTAGGTGGCTTCAGTTTTTGCCTGATACGTCCACACAGGTGACATCCGGAAACCGTGCTGAATCTCTCATTAATAAATACAAACCACATTTTAAGCCTATGCAACAAAGAGATTTATTATGTGTCCCCTTCTCAGCCATTTCAGCCCTTGCTATCCTGGGCTTCATTTGCTCCATCTCAGTAGCACTTCCTGTGGACAATGTATGGTCCACTTTCATGGTATTGCTCCTTTCTGATCCAGCATGGCTGGAAGTTTTTCAGGGAAGCAAGAACGGAACCTCCTGTCCAGACAGAATAGTGCCTCAGTGGAACAGCTGTGACTTTGATTTTTGTATTTGTCTGCATGTTGGACATTACATCATGAGTAAATCTCCTCTCAAATCCTTCAAAAAGTGATGACCCTCCACAGAGTATTATGTTTTCATACATTTCCTTCCTGGATTGTTCAGGGACCTTCCTTAAGCTTTTTTGGGCCATGCCATGGATGCCTAGAAGAGCAAGTCCAGGCATTTGAGGAGGGCTAAACAACATCTCAGGGCACTGGAATCTCTCCTTCCCCAAAGTGATCATTTGGCCATCTGGCAATTGGTAGTCCACCATGTATTCTCTCTTTGGACGATTCCACTCAGTCTCAAAATCAAGTGCAACATAACAGCATTTTTGTTTGATATCCTCAATCACATCCAGCATTCTTTCATCAAAGTAATGCCCCATGTCTTTGAGGAGGTCCATCAAAAAAGATGTCATATTGGCTCCAGCAATGTCCATCCTTTCTATGGCATGTGGCAAATTGTATCCTTCATGGACTGGTACAGTGTGTGTCATAGCATGGCCTGTATCTACCACTAATCCACTCATTTTTCCATGAGCGTACACTGACAGTACAGACTGATATGCCACATACATTCCAGGAGAATTGAGAGACTCAAAGACAACCTCCACCAATTTTTCCCTGTTTGTAGTTGGACAGAGAGGAGGATCAGACATTAAAAGTGCATGTTCTTCTGGAGCAACTTTGAGGTCATGGTAGAACAGGTGCCTCCACAGTGCTTCAGCTGCTTCCCAGTCTATGATTATGCCATGCCTTACTGGAAAAATGATATCAATATCAGGTTCCAATCGAGCTTGCTCTCCAATGAATGTATCTGGTCTATCTCTTCTAGTCCTCATAGATTTTTCTGTAGGGTGTCCAACCAATGTCCCAATAACTGCCTGGGGGGTCTGCTGACCAGCAAAGCCAGCTTTACATGTCCCTGTACCAGTATCTATGACAACAGCTCCTGTCTTGACAGCTGAACGTCCTCTTTCTGGAGTACTTGACCTTCCCATGGTAGTACCTCGTTCTTTTGAAGATGCTCGAGATCGGGATGGCTGGTCTAATGCAAATCCTGGGGATGGGGTCCTTCTCCTTGAGTATCCTGGGGTTACTGGCCTTGATCCTGGACTCTTTGATCGTGAAGATCCAGGACTCCTTGGATTAGAAGGCCCTGGACTGCTTGTCCTGTGACTTCTGGGTAACATATTAAATGGGTCTCAAGCTACCTCCTTCAAGGACTAATCACGTTCTGTAACACTTAAATGCCAAGGGCCTTCTGTTTGCTTTGGTTCACTATGAAATCTCATCAACATGATCTTGCTTCAGCTAGGCAAATAGCTTTGCCCAGTGATGATGTCTTCCCTCCAATCATCATTTGAGGGAAAGTGGGTCAGCTCATTCAGCCACTGTCCTGTCTGCTTGGAAGCTTTGAAATGTTCCACAAGGAACAATGGTCAGAAGGGAAGAATCCTAGAATCTTAAGAACTCGTAGAATGCCATGAGTCATCCAGATAAACTCTCCTTGAGTGACATAAACCTATTCATTTAAAATTATCCCCAGGGCCTCTttgatgagaaaagaaaaaagaaaaaagatttagcTGAATCATGGCAACTACAGTAACTGTTCACAGAAGAGAATGTACTTGCTActagcattttttccccctaagaatCAGAAGCTAAGGAATATGATGGTTGAATTTTCTACTATGGTAGGATCATACATCAGTTTTCAGGCACTTATTTCATTTTAAGAAGATAAGAGTCCTACTGGATCAAGCTAATGACCCATTCAGTCCAGCATTCTGCATCACATAGTTGTCAGCTAGATGCATTAATGAAGCTTAGAAGCATGGATGGAGGTCTTCTGTTGTTGCTTTCTTCTAGTTGGTATTTGAATTATAttctctatgattcaggacattGTATTTAATCATGAAGACTACAACCCACTGATAGTCTGATCTACCGCACATTTGTCCATTTCTGGTTTAAAGCCATCACTACATCTGATAGTAATGAACTCAGCATCTCAACTATGCATTGCCATGTTCCAAGAAAATAATTAGTTTGATCAATAGAGGGTAATATTTGAGGGGGAAATCAAAAAAGAATTGGTTAATCCATTCAGTTGACTTGAATCCCAAATAGGCCCAGTCATGCATAGGGTTGAAATATCTCCATTCAGTCAATGTACATGGGAATACCCAAACCCTGTCTATTAACCTGATTAGCCTATCTAGTCCTCTAACAAAAAGAGGTGGAGAGAAAGAATGGCTAATAAAAGCAAGTCTCACTGCCAAGACCTGGCAGCACAAAACATACCTAACCCTGGGTAGCTGCAGTGGCCACATCATGCCCACCACTACTCTCCCAATGGAGGGGCCCATGGGACCACGCACTTCCTTAAAATGTATGTAGGGACTCCGCATTCCCCAAATAGGAACTTCTGACCTACAGTATTTACTCTGCTGCTGGAATCACCATCAAGGAGATTTGTTTGGCATAGCAGCTAACTACATTCTCAGTGGTAGGGGAACAGGGTCATTGTAAAATACTTCCTTTTACTGGTGCTGAGGAATaatttaaagcagtgttcctcaaccttagcaactttaaaatatctggaattcagctctcagaattccccagccagcattctgtgagttcaagtccagacatcttaaagttgccaaggttgagaaacactgatctaaagtctaatatgagacagagagaaaaaaactctGTTTAGCCACAATGTTTACATCTTACGAGGCCATCAGAGGAGTAtctggggaagggggaggaagggagctaAAAATCTGCAAATAGTGTGTGCAGTGTCATGATTGAAAACTTGTGCATACAAAAGAACTGGGTCTATGATTGCAATGTTGTCTCTGACATCTTGCATACTGAACCCTTCCCCACGTGCTGCTGTGCCTTTATATACCTCCATCACAACTCTCTTTATCTACCCTTGCTCCAAGCTAAAAAGACCCAGTCACTGAAGCTTTTCAACATATAGAAGCTGCTCCTGCCCTTGAATTATTTTATCTTTACTTCTTTTGGCACCTTTTTCAGATCTATATCTTTTCTTTAGAGGTGATTAGAAGTGTACTCCAAATGTAGTTTCATTTCTGTATTAGTTTCATATTCACAGTCTCAATCCCAGGAATTCATTTGACAtctctgaactgaactgaactgaacagtCCCTTTATGTTCATATGAACTCTGGGTTTCCTCTTTCAGCAACTTGATTTAGAATATGACTGAACTAGGAGAAGGAACAACCTTTTTGTAATTATGGCTGTGAAACAACTGAGGGTGTGAAATTCCACTTGCAAAGAAGTCAGAGATCTAATGCACAGACTTGATCTTCCTTCTCCCTACTCCTAGTTGGTTTATTTATATTGCCACCTATCTCAACCTTGTGACTTGGGCTGCCAACCTTCTTCCTGACCGCCAAATCTATATTTAAGCTCTCCACAGCCCACAGCTCAcatatttcattttcctttccatcCTGTCTTAACTTTCGTCTTTACAATTATCTCTTCTCTGTTCTCCCATTATTATGTTTTCTCAAGTTCTCCTCTAATTCACCTCagacattttttgaaaaaatcaaaaataatatTACAGTTGGGGTACCACCTATGTGGCCCATCTTGTCTTGGAGAATAACCAAAGTTCCCAGCTGCTAGCTGGGAAGGCACAAGGAGCCAGTGTGGAATAGCACAAGAGCCTAGTTTGAgatcctcagccatgaaagctcattggccaactttgggccaatcactgtctctcagcccagcctcccTTCCAATCCTATTGTGGGAAGAAAATTGGTGGAAGAATTATGTGCAGACCCAGGAAATACCAGAACTGAAATTTCCTTTTTGCAGtgtttctttcttcagcaaaggatcgttaccttgtcgtggtgctggagcttgagcacctcaatgatgccatgagctaaaccgt contains:
- the LOC134487422 gene encoding actin-like protein 9, coding for MGRSSTPERGRSAVKTGAVVIDTGTGTCKAGFAGQQTPQAVIGTLVGHPTEKSMRTRRDRPDTFIGEQARLEPDIDIIFPVRHGIIIDWEAAEALWRHLFYHDLKVAPEEHALLMSDPPLCPTTNREKLVEVVFESLNSPGMYVAYQSVLSVYAHGKMSGLVVDTGHAMTHTVPVHEGYNLPHAIERMDIAGANMTSFLIYSVWTGGSVLASLKNFQPCWIRKEQYHESGPYIVHRKCY